A region from the Leptospira venezuelensis genome encodes:
- a CDS encoding enoyl-CoA hydratase/isomerase family protein codes for MSETVLYSIEDYTCIITLNRPEKRNAISRESLYQLMSHIERANKDPKIRALVLSGEGSVFCAGADLKERADMSEKEVHKFLDQVGKCFLALENLPFPTIAALDGDAYGGGLEMALCCDFILMSAEAKVGLTETGLGIIPGAGGTQRLPRRVGKTKALELILTASVIDAQTALNIQLANSIWHDSAFMAGKKLASLLSEKAPISLKLAKAAIREGEGKDIQTALKIERKHYNKTLKTEDRIEALKAFREKRKPEFKGK; via the coding sequence ATGAGCGAGACTGTTCTTTATTCCATCGAAGATTATACGTGCATAATCACTTTAAATCGACCCGAAAAACGAAATGCAATTTCTAGAGAATCACTCTATCAGCTTATGTCACATATCGAAAGGGCAAACAAGGATCCAAAAATTCGAGCGTTAGTACTTAGCGGAGAAGGTTCCGTATTCTGTGCTGGAGCCGATCTGAAAGAAAGAGCAGACATGTCCGAGAAAGAAGTACATAAATTTCTGGACCAAGTCGGTAAATGTTTTCTGGCTCTGGAAAATCTTCCATTCCCAACAATCGCTGCATTGGATGGAGATGCTTATGGCGGCGGATTAGAAATGGCTCTCTGTTGTGATTTTATTCTGATGAGTGCAGAAGCAAAAGTAGGCCTTACTGAAACTGGACTTGGAATTATTCCTGGAGCAGGTGGAACCCAAAGACTTCCGCGTAGAGTAGGAAAAACAAAGGCATTAGAACTTATTTTGACTGCTTCTGTTATAGATGCCCAAACCGCACTGAATATCCAACTTGCTAATTCAATATGGCATGATTCAGCATTTATGGCGGGAAAAAAATTGGCTTCTTTACTTTCCGAAAAAGCACCTATCTCCTTAAAGCTTGCTAAAGCAGCTATTAGGGAAGGTGAAGGAAAAGATATACAAACCGCCTTAAAGATAGAAAGGAAACATTATAATAAGACTTTAAAAACAGAAGATAGGATAGAAGCCTTAAAGGCTTTTCGAGAAAAAAGAAAACCGGAATTTAAAGGAAAATAG
- a CDS encoding LIC10067 family putative lipoprotein — translation MRFQTQILAIIVSLSIFGLSCSSSKDSDLASQLGLGNPVITEIDPPSGSPPIGSTAGTTVTIKGRLFSANTSSTTVKFNGVSANVLSATSTEIVTVVPAGASTGTLFVTKEGPVYCDENNGSAATNCYGTKFYVDCYKSFDNLYGEELGVTYPDSKSFSIAGQTGTKALRIDLNPEGPTNVKIACDTYLIYSKFSKTCGRTDVGTFSDTNTWVFEPTLTFSSYYTVQMFVTAGKGDCTVSFP, via the coding sequence ATGCGATTTCAGACTCAGATCTTAGCTATTATTGTATCTCTATCTATTTTTGGACTTAGTTGTTCTTCGAGCAAGGACTCTGACCTTGCCAGTCAGCTGGGTTTGGGAAATCCTGTGATCACCGAGATAGATCCTCCTAGTGGATCTCCTCCAATAGGGTCCACTGCGGGAACAACGGTCACAATTAAAGGCCGTTTATTCTCCGCAAATACAAGCTCTACAACGGTTAAATTTAACGGAGTATCAGCGAATGTTCTGAGTGCTACTAGCACTGAGATCGTAACGGTGGTTCCGGCCGGTGCTTCTACTGGTACATTGTTTGTTACTAAAGAAGGTCCAGTTTATTGTGATGAGAATAATGGGAGCGCCGCCACCAATTGTTATGGTACCAAATTTTATGTAGATTGTTATAAGTCTTTCGACAATCTATACGGCGAAGAATTAGGAGTAACTTATCCCGATTCTAAATCCTTTTCAATTGCTGGCCAGACGGGAACCAAAGCTCTGAGGATTGACTTGAATCCAGAAGGGCCTACCAATGTTAAGATCGCCTGCGACACTTATCTGATCTATTCTAAGTTTTCTAAAACCTGCGGGCGCACAGATGTAGGAACTTTTAGTGATACTAATACTTGGGTATTTGAACCTACTTTGACTTTCTCCAGTTACTATACAGTTCAGATGTTTGTTACTGCCGGAAAAGGGGATTGTACAGTATCTTTTCCCTGA